Sequence from the Magallana gigas chromosome 4, xbMagGiga1.1, whole genome shotgun sequence genome:
aatGAAATTTACCACCATATAAAATTTCTTGATCTGTCTTATTTATAGAAAAGAGCGAGAATCAAGTTATTTTTCCAGATAAAATAACCTATCAAATTATTTTAGCGGTATTAGAAACTTCTTTTTGTAGTTAAAGTTAAACCTTGTCGTATATAACCATGGTTATTATAATAAAGAAACAAGGACATTTGTCATACTGACACcgatttttaaatacattcacCTGATCTTGTTTGGTCCAGCTTCAATCGAACctcgattgattttttttttaatatttttaattcaaagaaaaaaggaTCGTTctttataaaagtttaaatgttATGTTTATGTCATATTATGTCCgagttacacgatcagaattacatatattcttatatttttacTCACACTCAAATACCAAAACGATAGTATATTCGAATTTACAAGTTTATAGGTCTGGAATTTTTAACACGTTTACTTTCCATATTTATAAAGCAAGtgttttacatttaataattCACATAACCAATtagatttattataaaataacatttgcatGATGTTCAAATCATATGAAATAACCTTTGTTTGACCTAGGggaaaattgtatatattgtaacgACCATAGGACATACGAAATGATGACTTCAGTCGACTCTGTTGTTAGTCTTGTTTTTTTCAGCTTGTATGACAGTCGCTTGCCTCGTTTAAGAAACTGTTCGTACGTAGAGGATGCCCCTGCGTTTCGAATTAACTGAGAAACAAAAAAACTCAAAGTACAGGTGGTGAAGGTATTTTGCTACATAGTTAATGAAAGTTGGTCATAGAAAAATTGGAttcatcacgtttatcatacAGTTTTGTAgctaaattattattaatgtcCTTTTCtagaaaaatatctaaatctAAATACTTAACAGATTACTCAGACTCTgtgatatcttttattttaagcTCACGAGGATCTATCGATCAAGTTGACATAAGAATGGAGGTAATAattgttgataaataatacgTGGTTGATATATCTAAAAGTCGAGTTGTTGACAACAGCGAGTGgttattttttcatgtataaGTCCTTGAATAAAATCTGATTCATATGAATATAGAAATAGGTCTGTTAGCAATAGCCCTCAATTGCACACCTTGGAATTCGTACAGATTGTTGAAAGACCTTATTTTAATATCAAGCTTTCATAATTATGTTGgaaacaacaaaaattaaagacAACATGTCAACTTTTGGAAATCTTTCcttttaaaatacagataaGATAGCTTTTTAATTCAAAGTTCTGATAATTTCTTCTTCGCATGCATATgcatcatttgtaattttattttattgatttacgcGGACTGGTACATTATAAAATGAATACTTTATAAAGGAAACGTATTTTTGATTTGCATGCATATgcatcatttgtaattttattttattgatttacgcGGACTGGTACATTATAAAATGAATACTTTATAAAGGAAACGTATTTTTGATTTACCTCGAGTTTGAAGAATTCTTTGATTGCAGTTTACTGCTTCAATTTCCCCTGATTAATACGGAATGGTAATGTGCAAGTTAGGTTGACTGATTTCTGACCGGGTTTTTAAGCCAACTTTTAAACGGGATTCGTTTTTACAGTTTATTCTGGTTTAATCTGTATCACAGCATTGTGTATAGGGGAGTTTCCGCTGAATATTAGGTTTGTCGTAGTGGAATGACAGACAACGAACGACAACGCAATAATTCACACGAGGCAAAACTTTGCCGTTTCCAAGGTTCTATGTACATAAATGTACTTAAACTTCCATTGAGTATGCTATTCATTTTGCTTGTTACCGAGTGTCTTGTTTTTCATacaatattttgcttttaaacttAGCTCCCAACTTATCAAGAAGCTTAACGACAGCCAATGCATATACCTGTAGCCCACAAAGTCGAACTTTCATGGCATTTACATTGCATGGGTTTGTGATTTCCTGAACTGTAAAAACTTGTATCTAAACAGTTAAGAtatgtttgtatatattttctctGCTGCCTCGGTCTTTCACATAGACATAGATTGCTGTCTAACTGCAAGCAGTATATGGAATTCCCAATGACATCGATTGCACGCTCCACTAGCTTGACATCCGTTACCTGATTAGTCCCAGAACACTGTAGATCAGTGTGCTCCAGGTATAACGGTTTGATTGTTCTGTTGACAGGCTTCTTATTCATGACGAGTGTGCACAAGTATATATACCGAAAACGGCAAAATATTGTCACAGGAGAAAGATAATGAACGCCCACTATTCCACTGTAATCTGTGTTACATGAACAAAAACCAAATGCGAATAATTTCGGGTCTAGCAAACAGTAACTTAAATCAAgccttcaaaattaatttcaatcatttgtatgtATTATAGATTTACATGAATGCATGCAAATTCTTTCTGTACACCCGTAATGTTTAAtatgaaaatgttaatattataaGAATATAAGAATCTCAATGAATTTACTCTTAGGAGGAATTGGACCATACAGCTTCCATAACCTTTGTGCGAAAAAATGATTCTCTTTCCCAAAATATACGTGGCATACTATCGTAAAGCATGTTATGTTAAGTTACGTTAAAAACGTATTTCAttcttttatcatgtttaataaTCATTTACACTTACAGTTGGCGGTTCGGGATGGTATCTCTACAGAACTCATCGTTATACGTACTTGGACTTGAAGAAAACAATGGCGGACGCAAAGGTATCTTTTAAGTTTTGTTTGTACGTGAGGAGTAAGGATTTCAAGCGAGTAATAATACCAGTATTATATATACAACTttatagaatttgaaattgcttaaggtaaaaatgaattatgttgtTAACCAAACCAACATTGCTACAAAATGCTACGAAAACTGATCAGTTTGTTATGGATTTTCAAAACTAAGTTAAAAGAAACGAATAAAGTGTTCTTCACAACCAAAATCGTGTTTAATAAAAGACCTTTTTCACATGTTCACATTAACATTGTTCAAATGGTATTGTTTTGATAATCGATAAGTCAATATATTATTtctctttaaattaaaattagtttCCTTAAACTTTTTGGCATTAGTAaggaataaaacttttaaattctaataCATTCGTTGATGAACTAGCACTGGTTTTTTGGAACAATAAAAGCCATTCTTTACAAACACATGTCGCATTAACACGTTCTTTGTCGAGCGCAAATCGTTTTACCTTTTTTTCTcaattacaaaacatcaatATACTCCGTTGgcattaaagcaatatgagctgcaattttcttgatgaaattttttttaacgaaaatgttattttctacaaaaatgacagaaatatcatggtttttaaatttcttctcGCCAAAATTTTGTGATTAGGGCCGTTAAggagccttaattggagcaaaattgaattattgtcgtcctgtacaaaaatttatttgctataTGTTCCTTAGAAGAGATATCTTTCCTctgtaaaaaattaatgattttttccaaccttatttatcataaaagtttaagtcacatgcatataatcatactagcaggttgttacagcaaaataaaattctaaaaatacagctcatattgctttaaaaattgaataatgcaTAACAATCACAATTGGTATTGAGAAAAAAACCTCCCGTACTAATATTAGTATGGAGGTAAAGATTTGGACCACGATTGATTTAATCATATACATGAACATAAACTGTTGGGTTCTGTTTCTGCTTTTTCCATATATAATGTTTGTATGAAcacatgtataaaatgattCAAGCTAAATCAACTTCTCTGTGTCAAAGTTTAcaaaaagtaataatttttgaaataaaaattatttacaaatattaatgCTAGCTAGcaatttatggatttttaaaaatgtattcttcATAAACTCTATGCCAACAATGAATAATAGATTAATTTTTACGGATAGATTTCATTTCCATCAAGGCATTCAATTAAACGTATTAACAGTTTAATTAAACAGCTTCCCCCCAATATATATCACAATATACCAAATTAAGGGAATGGAGAATCTAATAatacattgaaattttaaaatcccttgatctatatatatacttctatgaataaatttaataatatgatgatttatttactataatacaatatcatagaactacaaaataaataaaagaaacgTGTGAAAATGcaagtaaacaataaaatcacaTGTAGCAAAATGGTACAAAATTTTATCTTTCGCGACTCCCCTTTAGAAAATGGATGTGGATGCGTAACGGTATAAATCTTTAATAACATGAAATGATTGACACATTAGTGACAActttttgcatgaaatttcattacatgtaatatttaaggTATATCAGTTTAGACTCGTTTCCTAGAGAATAATTTTATCTTGACTCACATTTTTCAGaccatcatttaaaataaattacggCGGCGTTAAAGTGTCaaatgaacaattaaaaaattaatcttattttttcgGACAATTGAAATCAATTCAATCTATTTCACCCAAACCGTCAATCTGACGGTTTATGAggtacatttatataaatatttacaaatgtccATGTACAGTACACATTAGAGAAAAATGTGAgaaaaagtacaaatgttttaacgtagacaataattcataaaatttaaaagtatttggTCTTTCACAAATTTAGGTACCAAGTATTtttgtctaatacatgtacatgaaagaaatttgatttattctgacgaattaggatttgttcggacgtattagatatttgttcggacaaaatcttatttgtttggacaaaattatatttatttagacGAATTGTGATTTGTTCGGACATATTAGCTGTTGTTCAGACtactaagttatttgttcggacgaagtAAGGTTTCTTCGGACCAAATAGGATTTGATCGGACGGATAAGGTACTTGTTttgacgaattaggatttgtttggACTAATTAGAATTTGTTAGGACGAAATAGGATTGTTCAgacgaattagatatttgttcgAACAAGTAAGTTATTTGTGGGGACAAATCATGTATTTGTTAAGACGAATATTCATGGTCATGGATACATACATGAGAAAATTCAAATTCAGCTTACAAGATCATGGCCAGATCACACAAATTGCAATGGgggaagaggggggggggggggtctgagaaAAAATTTGTTTGCCGACGGTGtgcaagcccccccccccccccccgactacactctagatccgcgcatggataTCCAAACTCTAGGCAACgcagggtttttttctttggtaaCCATAACATTTTCCCCGGGCCTGTTAATCTACATCATTGCCGTATCAGATAGTCTAAGTTACTCCTTGTATTAACACTTAAATTATTCGTCCAAGCAAATCTTAATTCGTCAGAACAAAtacctaattcgtccgaacaaatcttaATTTTTCCAAACAAATACCTAATTCATCCGGAAAAAAACTTACTCTTCAGAACAAAcacctaaaaaaatttaacaaatcctaattcgtccgaaaaaaaaaaatagctaatTCGACCGAAAAAATCCTAATTTGTCCAAACAAATCTAAagttgtccgaacaaataacttatccGTCCGAACAAAGAGCcaattttatcaaacaaatccTTATTCGTcctaacaaataaataattcgTCCGAGCATATAGCTGATTCGTCCAAACAAATCCTactttgttaaaaacaaaaataaaaagagagaTAGAGAAGGAAAGAGAGAAATTCACAGTGACAAAGAACAGaatgaaatgttttaacattttgacAGGATTACTGTGCCAGCATCGGTGCATATCTTGTTCAAATAGACACAAGGGATGAAAACGAATGGATTAAAGGAACATTACAACCAGCATTGAAGggtaaaattcatcattttaacttttattggaattgacattatttttaatcctcaaatatgaatacaaaaaaattaaagattaattttaaCAATCATTCATGCTTCATCAGATAGTTTAAACTGTCAAAGAACTTTAAAAGCTCTTCTTTAACTTTAATGGACTAGAGTAATATCTGTTTACATTGATTATATGTTTACATCTCGCGAATCAAACGTTACggtcaaattttgaaatgatgtcatatacataaatatacagAAACATGCAGCAATACCTATTGTTGTGATACATGGATCGGAGCCACTGACCAAGTTGAGGAGAACATGTTCCAGTGGACAAACAAAGCAAATGTGGTATTCTCTAACTGGATTTCAGGGCAACCCGACGACGATGGAGGCGACGAGGACTGTGCTGCCCTGTGTCTCAATGGTCAATGGAATGATTATCCTTGCACCCGCCTTTTAAATACTATCTGTGAAAaagacaatttatttaattaatcgtgattttaaataaaaacctaAGTAAGATGTTGTCGGCTAAATATCTTCTGTCATAACTGGTCATCAAAAGGCGGTTTATCTaacttttttagaaaaaattactCACTTTGAAAGAGAGTGTTGCAAAACAGCGGGAATATTCCGTAACGTGGAAgggacatttttaaaataaccgtATGGCTTGAAGAGtcgtatctaaatatatatatatatatatatatatatatatatatatatatatatatatatatatatatatatatatatatatatatatatatatatatatacattacgTAGAGCACTATATTTACAAAGTGGTTATGTTCCGTATGTGGGCAAAGTACGGTGATACACAAACATTTGACGCGCATTCCTATCGAACACGGTAACCACAAAAAATACACTTAGGAAGATAAGCATATACTTTGTTTTTTGAtgttaacatatatattatttgatttcaaCTGTCCAGCGTGTGTAAAGTATCATTCATTGGAGCTACATGAATTAACCTTAATCTGTCTCTAAAAAACCGTCAGAGTTGGAATTTTAATCATCGCATGTTTCTATAGAATGTAAAAAACGCCTAGTccagatttaaaaaattggaataaaaatatccgtacacattttcattaacCTATTTCTTAATTATCGATTCatactttttaatgtttttttttttgcttttaacaacctgtacatgtatttttgaaatcGGCATACCcggttattttatatttttaaaaaaagggggggggggaatcagctttttaaattgatgggtacattgttttaaatccTTTGTTAATAAggaaatgtttataattcatgTTTATAACGGGGATTTCACACAGTaagtaatctttaaaaaaaaataagcatgcATGCAAAATATTACATCAACAAGCGTTTGATTTACTTTATTCTGACATTGTTGAATTACCTATATACATAACCTTTTCAtgcaattaaaagaaatatgtggTAAAAAACATTTCAACTCGGGGAGTACATATCTTAAACTACTGCAACAAGTAGTTTTTCTCGGTATTACAATCTCGACGCAAATTGTCGTAGTCggttaattgtttaaaagttcataaaatttgaaacttGACAATGTTTTTACTATAATCAACACTTGTAACGCTTCTTTAACCTAAGCAGTAAAGTTTATTATATCTTATGTCGTATGCATACTTGTAATTCAAAGGCTGAACTATGCTTGTTTGATGTTTTCCTTCATatctaaaatgaattttattatacccccccccccgcaagcgaagtttggggggtatataggaatcaccttgtccgtccgtccgtctgtccgtccgtccgtccgtctgtacgTCTGTCTGTTCAATTCGtttccagtccatatctttcttatggagaaacattggaagttcttacttcacacaaagattgcttataacctaagggtgtgtcatgaccttgacccaaggtcatttgggcaaggtcaaggtcactggcagaaaaagttcataattcgtgtccggtccatatctttttattgGAGAAACATTGgtagttcttacttcacacaaagattgcttatgacctaagggcgtgtcatgaccttgacccaaggtcattttaggaaggtcaaggtcactggcagaaaaagtgcaaaattcgtgtccggtcaatatctttttaatggagaaacattggaagttcttacttcacacaaagttatcttatgacctaagggtgtgtcatgaccttgacccaaggttaTTTTGGCAAGGTCAaagtcactggcagaaaaagttcaaaatttgtgtccggtccatatctttcttatggagaaacattggaagttcttaattcacatcaagattgcttataacctaagggtgtgtcatgaccttgacccaaggtcatttgggcaaggccaatgtcactggcagaaaagtgcaaaattcatgtccagtccatatctttttaatggacaaatattggaagttcttaattcacatcaagattgcttataaccttagggtttgtcatgaccttgacccaagttcaattgaggaagttcaaggtcattgtttaaaaaaatcgggctcagtatagcaattattcaaaatgattatattaaatggctgcttaaCATGTGGAATTTtatttgattcgagtcatgtttgttaacataaggatgcaaatgtcctcatgtattaacagttaacttgaactaaaattgaatttaaagaatagaaattggtttgtgtaatcatattagcattaacagttttaaaaaatacagcagtttttatttatagaaaatggacggtgaaatagattcgtccaatattttctataatagaaaaaatacaaaaaatacatgagttatgattttttttcttagcggggggtatcaattgtgagcttgctcacagtacctctagtttatttgtttattataagTTTGTACAAAATAAAGCCGTTTTAAAACTAAGATTGCGTTTGCTTTTAGAATGAGGCTTTTTTACTGTTAATCATGCAAAAGTCAAAAGTTTTGCCCGGACAAGACAGAGTTGAGTGGCGTAGTgttagaaattaaaaacaaaagaccATAAAACTTGGGCACGAAAATTAAGGAGagaaattttacaataaagtaaATTAATTGCAAATAgctttatgttatatttttttatacattgcAGAGCAagtatatcttttaaatatgaGAGCATAGGTTTTAGTATGTTTTCTTAATTGGACCATTACATTAATGTGATATTATCTTTAAAACACTTTTCGACTGTCTTGA
This genomic interval carries:
- the LOC105323104 gene encoding perlucin-like; amino-acid sequence: MFECAGSCKFCAGFLYNSGSKTCHLLKSLLNETIFNRSRVDIGWELYESLNVGGSGWYLYRTHRYTYLDLKKTMADAKDYCASIGAYLVQIDTRDENEWIKGTLQPALKETCSNTYCCDTWIGATDQVEENMFQWTNKANVVFSNWISGQPDDDGGDEDCAALCLNGQWNDYPCTRLLNTICEKDNLFN